From the Primulina tabacum isolate GXHZ01 chromosome 3, ASM2559414v2, whole genome shotgun sequence genome, one window contains:
- the LOC142539913 gene encoding LOW QUALITY PROTEIN: KH domain-containing protein HEN4-like (The sequence of the model RefSeq protein was modified relative to this genomic sequence to represent the inferred CDS: deleted 1 base in 1 codon) — protein sequence MESSFHFPPAKRHVHAPSTTMDEAHQNHNSTTHFNQSLDGGASLSSRSKPHQSPLYVPPGHVAFRVVCPASCVGGLIGKSGSIVKNLQQLTNSKIRVQEHKNLSEHRVITVSSSPLATNRITLHGDEWLEVSAAQEGVVRVFERVVEVAIEVDSLAVAGAVEGNVLCRLLVWKNQAGTVIGIRGKVVDEIRDDSGSRIKLLKPEEFPSFALPTDAIVEIEGDVLAVKKTLVAVTSRLQEFPSFERTTMHGARPFEVESSSIPPMGLPRQQNPMLQFMPSNSIKQTLRDDTLLSAPEKISTVDSMTLQQEVVFKMLCPKYQVGAIIGKKGSVVRALESESGASIRVGRALAESDEIVIIISAVENVERQYSPAQKAAILVFNRCMEVRVQKGRDLDSKRSAVSARLLVPANQIFCLLGERGAIISEMRKVTGAGIWIIGGNQVPKCGSENDEVVQITGEFLGVQDALSKVTARLRDNILSAKPSIGSGTIQKNPYLRVRDHLPFGLYPSFVTPDNLNEHKSLPQSIDKRPSYDIDRLLSPSLLASLKISGEDLGRGMEMDRKMHSIQGVVELGSGRGSEIVANTTVEIVVPAYAIGSVYGENGSNLDRLRQISGAKIVILEPQPGATDRIVSISGTPDETLSAQSLLQAFI from the exons ATGGAAAGTTCCTTCCACTTTCCACCAGCAAAACGCCATGTCCACGCTCCTTCAACCACAATGGACGAAGCCCACCAA AATCACAACAGCACGACCCATTTCAACCAATCGCTTGATGGAGGAGCCTCGCTTTCCTCACGTTCCAAGCCTCATCAATCGCCTTTATATGTTCCCCCGGGCCACGTAGCTTTCCGCGTCGTCTGCCCCGCCTCATGTGTTGGCGGGCTTATTGGAAAGTCGGGCTCCATCGTTAAGAACCTTCAGCAACTCACCAATTCCAAAATCCGGGTGCAAGAACATAAAAACTTGTCGGAACACCGGGTCATCACTGTTAGTTCCTCTCCCCTTGCGACCAATAGAATCACTCTCCACGGGGATGAGTGGCTTGAGGTGTCGGCTGCACAAGAAGGTGTAGTGAGGGTTTTTGAGAGGGTGGTGGAGGTGGCGATTGAGGTAGACTCTCTCGCTGTTGCTGGGGCGGTTGAGGGTAATGTGCTATGTAGGCTGTTGGTGTGGAAGAATCAAGCGGGGACCGTCATAGGGATTAGGGGTAAAGTGGTAGACGAGATCAGGGATGACTCCGGGTCCCGAATCAAACTCTTGAAGCCAGAAGAGTTTCCTTCTTTCGCGTTGCCTACTGATGCAATCGTGGAA ATTGAAGGAGATGTTTTGGCTGTTAAGAAAACTCTTGTGGCTGTCACTAGCCGCCTACAAGAGTTTCCATCATTTGAGAGAACAACAATGCACGGAGCCCGGCCTTTTGAGGTGGAGTCTTCATCAATTCCACCTATGGGTTTACCTCGGCAGCAGAATCCAATGCTACAATTTATGCCTTCAAACTCCATTAAGCAAACTTTAAGAGATGATACTTTACTATCAGCGCCTGAAAAGATTTCTACCGTGGACTCTATGACATTACAGCAAGAAGTTGTTTTTAAGATGCTATGCCCGAAATACCAAGTTGGTGCTATTATTGGCAAAAAAGGATCAGTTGTCAGGGCTCTTGAAAGTGAAAGTGGTGCTTCCATACGTGTTGGGCGTGCTTTAGCTGAGTCTGACGAAATCGTAATAATTATTAGTGCTGTGGAG AATGTAGAGAGACAATACTCGCCTGCACAAAAAGCAGCCATCCTCGTCTTCAATAGGTGTATGGAGGTTCGTGTGCAGAAGGGAAGGGATTTGGATTCAAAAAGATCAGCTGTATCCGCTCGACTTTTGGTACCAGCGAATCAGATCTTTTGTCTGTTAGGGGAACGAGGCGCAATAATTTCAGAGATGAGAAAGGTAACTGGTGCTGGCATATGGATTATTGGTGGCAACCAAGTTCCTAAGTGCGGCTCGGAAAATGATGAAGTTGTTCAG ATAACTGGGGAGTTTTTAGGTGTTCAAGATGCTCTCAGTAAGGTAACTGCTAGATTACGAGATAACATCTTGTCTGCAAAACCGTCAATTGGAAGTGGAACTATTCAGAAGAATCCTTACTTGAGAGTAAGAGATCATCTTCCATTTGGGTTGTATCCATCTTTTGTCACACCCGACAATCTTAATGAGCACAAGTCTTTGCCACAAAGTATAGATAAACGACCTTCCTACGATATTGACCGGCTTCTTTCGCCTAGTTTATTGGCATCATTG AAAATTTCTGGAGAAGACCTGGGGCGTGGTATGGAAATGGACAGAAAGATGCATTCAATTCAAGGTGTTGTGGAACTTGGCAG TGGAAGAGGATCTGAAATTGTGGCAAACACGACTGTGGAGATTGTTGTGCCTGCGTATGCCATTGGTTCCGTTTATGGGGAAAATGGGAGCAACTTGGATCGTTTGAGACAG ATTTCTGGAGCAAAAATCGTAATTCTCGAGCCTCAGCCTGGAGCCACCGATAGAATAGTCTCCATATCTGGGACACCAGATGAAACACTCTCTGCTCAGAGCCTACTCCAAGCATTCATATGA
- the LOC142539916 gene encoding guanosine nucleotide diphosphate dissociation inhibitor At5g09550-like produces the protein MDEEYDVIVLGTGLKECILSGLLSVDGLKVLHMDKNDYYGGESSSINLTQLWKRFRGNDQPPAELGASREYNVDMIPKFMMANGILVRVLIHANVTKYLNFKAVDGSFVYNKGKIHKVPATDVEALKSPLMGLFEKRRARKFFVFVQEFEGSDTKTHEGMDLNSITAKELITKYELEDDTIDFIGHALALHRDDSYLDQPAMDFVKRMKLYAESLARFQAGSPYIYPLYGLGELPQSFARLSAVYGGTYMLNKPQCKVEFDGDGKVIGVTSEGETAKCKKVVCDPSYLPDKVQKVGKVARAICIMSHPIPNTDESHSAQVILPQKQLGRKSDMYLFCCSYTHNVAPKGKYIAFVSAEAETDNPEVELKIGVDLLGPVDEIFFDTYDTLVPTNNSDADHCFITKSYDSTTHFESTVTDVLAMYTKITGKVLDLSVDLIAASAGVNQ, from the exons ATGGATGAAGAGTATGATGTCATCGTTCTGGGCACTGGCCTCAAAGAATGCATTCTCAGTGGTCTTCTATCTGTTGATGGGCTAAAA GTTCTACACATGGACAAGAATGATTATTATGGAGGAGAATCCAGCTCTATCAATTTGACTCAG CTTTGGAAACGCTTCAGAGGAAATGATCAGCCTCCTGCGGAACTAGGTGCAAGTAGAGAGTACAATGTTGATATGATACCGAAG ttcaTGATGGCAAATGGAATTTTGGTACGCGTGCTTATTCATGCTAATGTTACCAAGTATTTGAACTTCAAAGCAGTTGATGGTAGCTTTGTGTACAATAAAGGAAAG ATTCACAAAGTTCCAGCAACTGATGTTGAAGCATTGAAATCTCCACTAATGGGGCTATTTGAAAAGCGCCGTGCTCGGAAGTTCTTTGTTTTTGTCCAAGAATTTGAAGGGTCTGATACTAAGACTCACGAAGGGATGGATTTGAACTCAATCACAGCAAAGGAGCTTATTAC AAAATATGAACTTGAAGACGACACAATTGATTTTATCGGCCATGCTTTGGCACTTCATAGGGATGATAGTTACTTGGACCAGCcagctatggattttgtgaagAGAATGAAG CTATATGCAGAATCTCTGGCACGTTTTCAGGCAGGATCCCCTTACATCTATCCACTGTATGGACTGGGAGAATTGCCTCAG TCATTTGCACGCCTAAGTGCAGTTTATGGTGGGACTTACATGCTAAACAAGCCACAATGCAAG GTTGAATTCGATGGAGATGGGAAAGTAATTGGTGTAACTTCTGAAGGAGAAACTGCGAAATGCAAGAAAGTTGTTTGTGATCCGTCATATTTACCAGATAAG GTCCAGAAGGTTGGAAAGGTTGCCCGTGCTATATGCATAATGAGCCACCCTATTCCAAATACCGATGAGTCTCATTCAGCACAAGTCATTTTACCGCAGAAGCAACTTGGTCGTAAATCAGATAT GTACTTGTTCTGCTGCTCTTATACTCACAACGTTGCACCAAAAGGAAAATATATAGCATTTGTATCTGCTGAAGCTGAGACTGACAACCCTGAGGTAGAACTGAAGATTGGTGTAGACCTTCTCGGCCCTGTAGACGAGATATTTTTCGACACATATGACACATTGGTGCCCACCAACAACAGTGATGCTGACCACTGTTTCATAACAAAG AGTTATGATTCAACAACGCACTTTGAGTCTACTGTGACAGATGTGTTGGCCATGTACACCAAGATAACTGGAAAG GTTCTTGATTTATCGGTGGATCTGATTGCAGCCAGTGCTGGTGTTAACCAATGA
- the LOC142539917 gene encoding MADS-box protein AGL24-like, with translation MVRQKIEIKRIDNLTARQVTFSKRRRGLFKKAQELSTLCDAELGLIAFSATGKLFSFSSSSMTQLIQKHRLLTDKSNKLRQWPPQEDQHENNGNEGLKKELMERTIELQRLKGEELQGLGLDDLIKLEKLVEGGLSRLGKTKDNMLFQEISSLRMRELELEEENAMLKQQAEVIQIIRRRHMYHVCIYEEMVFCILLLNN, from the exons ATGGTGAGACAGAAGATTGAGATAAAGAGAATCGATAACTTGACAGCGAGACAGGTTACATTTTCCAAGAGGAGAAGAGGGCTTTTCAAGAAAGCTCAGGAGCTCTCCACTCTTTGTGACGCGGAGCTTGGCCTCATCGCTTTTTCTGCTACTGGGAAGCTCTTCTCTTTCTCCAGCTCCAG CATGACACAACTCATTCAAAAGCATAGGCTGCTGACAGACAAGTCCAACAAATTAAGACAATGGCCTCCTCAAGAAGATCAG CATGAAAATAATGGCAATGAAGGGCTGAAGAAGGAGCTCATGGAGAGGACTATTGAATTACA GCGACTCAAGGGAGAAGAGCTTCAAGGACTTGGGCTGGACGACTTGATAAAACTAGAGAAATTGGTCGAGGGTGGATTAAGCCGTCTTGGAAAAACAAAG GACAACATGCTTTTCCAAGAGATAAGCTCGTTGAGGATGAGG GAACTGGAACTAGAGGAAGAGAATGCAATGTTAAAACAACAGGCAGAGGTGATCCAAATTATTAGGAGGAGACATATGTATCATGTATGTATCTATGAAGAAATGGTTTTTTGCATTTTACTCCTTAATAATTAG
- the LOC142539918 gene encoding LOW QUALITY PROTEIN: transcription initiation factor TFIID subunit 1-like (The sequence of the model RefSeq protein was modified relative to this genomic sequence to represent the inferred CDS: inserted 2 bases in 1 codon; deleted 3 bases in 2 codons; substituted 1 base at 1 genomic stop codon), with translation MGYDSDNPSNDERDEDDEDEYEEGVGRNSLLGFMFGNVDNSGDLDVDYLDEDAKEHLAALADKLDQSLTEIDLSTRSPQTPSDGTDQDYDKKAENAVDYEDIDEQYEGPEVQAATEEDFLLPKKDCFSKEVSVTTLENVTSVFDDENYDEDEVEADLEKQAMVVEDNDETQHFSPSGFILLTGKLNCSQTELSEGESLAEAIQYEVKHEMDTYIVDSVEDTNVSEEPVDGDWSQMLPVLYVEDGRAILRFSEIFGIHDPIKKVEKSDRRNMIPKATILFTEKFKSIQVSAIVEEDEENYLKAPCRDFSWMKPCHFKDELASLDDGRELMKSGLGSGTGNMAMGFDHRRKDCFVSSEPLRNLSSVSIGPEWNSPLSPIFYPFDQQDWEDEIMWNNSPSSSEYFIEXCELSGPDSDSLADKDSELEAEAQIYQPKVQSELHDIDHDSFQNSYVSVEPFSSEEFSHFSNLSLAQSRYHPQFLRLESRLDKASANTEGANNGADVTQGSDAIKCFASLSLQNRALMEGSWLDDIVWEQHQSVAKSKLILDLQDEQMLFEVSDSQDVNHLRSHTGAMIISHSVLPSGDSPELHGHGVPSAGQFNISNDEYYSNRKPSQQLRSHSKKRTVHGLKVLHSVPALKLQTMKTKLNNKDIASFHRPKTSWYPHDIEVPLKEYVKPATHGTMKIIMKSLGGRGSKLHVDAEERISNLKVKASKKLDFKLSEPVRIFHSGRELEDNYSLAKQNVRPNSVLHVIRTKIHLLPRAQKLPSEYKSLRPPGAFKKKSDLSVKDGHVFLMEYCEERPLLLCNPGMGARLCTYYQKSSPGDQTGTFLRNGNNELGSVVILDPADKSPFLGDLKAGSRQSCLETNMYKAPIFRHKVSATDYLLVRSAKGKLSIRRIDRIDAVGQQEPHVEVMSPGSKVVQFYIMNRLLVYVYREFRAAEKRGLRPSIRVDELSTMFPGLSEAFLRKRLKNCADFQRGANGHFLWVMKLNFRIPLEEELRRMVTPENVCAYESMQAGLYRLKQLGITRLTLPTGLSSAMNQLPDEAITLAAASHIERELQITPWNLSSNFVSCTNLDRENIERLEITGVGDPSGRGLGFSYVRATPKAPISNSLVKKKPVVGKGSTVTGTDADLRRLSMEAARELLLKFNVPEEQIAKQTRWHRIALIRKLSSXQAASGVKVDPTTVSKFARGQRMSFLQLQQQTREKCQEIWDRQVQSLCAGDGEENESESEANSDLDSFAGDLENLLDAEEGEEGKDSHYEFKHANVDGVKGLKMRRRPFQTQAEEEMEDEAAEAAELCRMLMDENEADRNNRKKTRAVKVQIGHASKLKYAPEHADVVKKSNAAAKRHVQTEGLSVSTDKFIKEQKEMDLSPRMNLPGKVKVKEKNDIEQMGLLNKKAKILADGMSVIKEKKSARESFVCGACGQFGHMRTNKNCPKYGEDPETRVESTYLRKLSAKSNFIDQAESKQKTLSRNIFSKSVRKVVGFAVEPIKPSVVIKPPVDADRDQHRKKIIIKQPKEIVNLDDNYLDESFDFDYMKTKKIVELSSFDMCKEHEIKTFYEEPSRTRGGESNKWWEEERRRKPERQHEERYKRLEKVRNTEEQPAYIMMYANGIRREREEDEELKKATARAKKAKKRSHEISDDYMDDVPPRRNDRRIPEKDRMVLRKPSSEYVKHAPEYSQPYKRRRGGEVGLSNILENIVETLKDRKKISYLFIKPVSKKEAPDYLDIIDHPMDLATIRDKIRRMEYKNRDDFRHDVYQIVFNAHRYNDRRNPGIPPLADQLLELCDYLLDQHDADLCEAEAGIDWD, from the exons ATGGGATATGATTCAGACAACCCTTCCAATGATGAACGTGATGAAG ATGACGAGGATGAGTATGAGGAAGGTGTTGGGAGAAACAGCCTTCTGGGATTCATGTTTGGGAATGTCGACAACTCTGGTGATCTCGATGTTGATTACCTTGATGAG GATGCAAAGGAGCATCTTGCTGCATTGGCAGACAAACTTGATCAATCCTTGACAGAGATAGAT CTCTCCACGAGATCACCACAGACACCATCTGATGGCACTGATCAAG ATTATGACAAGAAGGCAGAAAATGCTGTTGATTATGAAGATATAGACGAGCAGTATGAAGGACCAGAGGTTCAAGCTGCTACGGAGGAGGACTTTTTGTTGCCAAAAAAGGATTGTTTTTCCAAAGAAGTTTCAGTTACTACTTTGGAGAATGTAACTTCTGTTTTTGATGATGAAAATTACGATGAAGATGAAGTTGAGGCTGACTTGGAAAAGCAGGCCATGGTAGTTGAGGACAATGACGAAACTCAACACTTTTCTCCATCAG GTTTTATTCTTCTTACAGGGAAGCTGAATTGCAGTCAGACAGAGCTTTCTGAAGGAGAAAGTCTTGCTGAAGCTATCCAGTATGAGGTTAAACATGAAATGGACACGTATATTGTAGATTCTGTGGAG GACACAAATGTTTCTGAAGAGCCGGTTGATGGTGATTGGTCTCAGATGCTTCCTGTTCTTTATGTAGAGGATGGAAGGGCCATTTTAcgattttctgaaatttttggCATTCATGATCCAATAAAAAAGGTAGAGAAAAGTGACCGCAGAAATATGATTCCTAAAG CAACTATTCTGTTCACCGAGAAATTCAAGTCAATTCAAGTCTCTGCGATTGTCGAGGAAGATGAAGAGAATTATCTAAAGGCACCTTGCCGAGATTTTTCTTGGATGAAACCATGTCATTTTAAAGATGAGCTTGCCTCATTGGATGATGGGAGGGAGTTAATGAAATCTGGACTTGGTAGTGGAACTGGAAATATGGCTATGGGATTTGATCACCGTAGAAAGGACTGTTTTGTTTCTTCTGAACCATTACGAAATCTTTCATCAGTTTCTATCGGTCCAGAATGGAACTCACCTTTGTCACCCATTTTCTACCCTTTTGATCAGCAAGATTGGGAAGATGAAATTATGTGGAATAATTCTCCATCTTCAAGTGAGTATTTTATAGA TTGTGAGCTCTCTGGACCTGATTCTGACTCACTTGCTGACAAGGATAGTGAATTGGAAGCTGAAGCTCAAATTTATCAGCCGAAAGTTCAGAGTGAACTTCACGATATTGATCATGATTCATTTCAAAATAGTTACGTAAGCGTAGAGCCTTTTAGTTCTGAAGAATTTTCCCACTTTTCAAACCTTTCCCTCGCACAAAGTAGATATCATCCCCAATTCTTAAGGTTAGAATCTCGATTAGATAAAGCCAGTGCAAACACTGAAGGGGCAAACAATGGTGCTGATGTGACACAAGGCAGTGATGCCATAAAGTGTTTTGCTAGCCTCAGTCTGCAAAACAGAGCTTTAATGGAAGGTTCTTGGTTGGATGACATTGTATGGGAGCAGCATCAGTCTGTTGCCAAGTCTAAGCTTATTCTTGATCTCCAAGATGAACAGATGCTTTTTGAAGTTTCAGATTCCCAGGATGTTAACCATCTCCGATCTCATACAGGGGCGATGATTATTTCTCATTCTGTTTTACCAAGTGGGGATTCACCAGAGCTTCATGGTCATGGAGTCCCATCAGCTGGGCAGTTCAATATCTCTAATGATGAATATTATTCAAACAGGAAACCATCGCAGCAGTTGAGATCACATTCCAAAAAACGCACAGTTCACGGACTCAAAGTCTTGCATTCAGTGCCTGCACTCAAGCTACAGACAATGAAAACGAAGCTAAACAA CAAAGATATTGCCAGTTTTCACCGGCCAAAGACTTCATGGTATCCCCATGATATTGAGGTACCATTAAAGGAGTATGTGAAACCAGCCACTCATGGAACAATGAAAATCATAATGAAAAGTTTGGGAGGAAGAGGCAGTAAACTTCATGTGGATGCTGAAGAGAGAATTTCCAATCTGAAGGTTAAAGCTTCAAAAAAACTAG ATTTTAAACTATCTGAGCCAGTGAGAATATTTCATTCTGGGAGAGAGCTCGAAGACAACTATTCTCTTGCTAAGCAAAATGTTAGGCCAAACTCAGTGTTGCATGTTATTcgaacaaaaatacatttgttGCCAAGGGCACAAAAGCTTCCCAGTGAATATAAGTCTCTACGTCCTCCTGGAGCATTTAAGAAGAAATCTGATCTCTCAGTAAAAGATGGTCATGTTTTCTTAATGGA GTATTGTGAGGAAAGACCTTTGCTTCTATGTAATCCTGGGATGGGTGCAAGACTCTGTACATACTATCAAAAATCTTCCCCTGGTGATCAAACAGGGACCTTCCTTCGAAATGGAAATAACGAGTTGGGGAGTGTTGTCATCCTTGATCCTGCTGATAAATCTCCATTTCTTGGAGATCTAAAAGCTGGTTCGAGGCAGTCCTGCCTGGAAACTAACATGTATAAAGCACCCATTTTTCGACACAAGGTGTCAGCAACTGATTATTTGTTAGTGAGATCTGCAAAGGGTAAACTGTCCATCAGACGCATTGATAGGATTGATGCTGTTGGACAACAG GAGCCTCATGTGGAGGTTATGTCTCCTGGGTCAAAAGTTGTCCAGTTCTATATTATGAACAGGTTATTGGTTTACGTGTATCGCGAGTTTCGTGCAGCGGAAAAACGTGGTTTGCGTCCTTCCATCCGTGTTGATGAGTTATCTACAATGTTTCCTGGCTTGTCTGAAGCCTTTCTTCGGAAGAGGCTGAAAAATTGTGCTGATTTTCAG AGAGGAGCAAATGGACATTTTCTTTGGGTTATGAAGCTTAATTTTCGTATTCCCTTGGAGGAAGAGCTAAGAAGGATGGTGACACCTGAAAAT GTGTGCGCTTATGAGAGCATGCAAGCTGGCTTATACAGGCTAAAGCAATTGGGAATCACTAGACTGACTCTTCCCACAGGTCTATCATCTGCAATGAATCAGCTTCCAGATGAAGCAATCACTTTGGCTGCTGCATCACATATTGAGAGGGAGCTGCAGATAACCCCATGGAACTTGAGTAGTAATTTTGTTTCCTGTACAAACCTG GATAGAGAAAATATCGAGCGCCTTGAGATTACTGGTGTTGGCGACCCTTCAGGAAGGGGCCTAGGTTTCAGTTATGTTCGCGCGACTCCGAAAGCTCCAATTTCGAATTCACTGGTGAAAAAGAAGCCAGTTGTTGGTAAGGGATCGACCGTGACTGGAACAGACGCTGATCTTCGCAGATTGAGCATGGAAGCTGCGAGAGAG CTTCTCCTCAAATTCAATGTTCCAGAGGAGCAGATTGCCAAACAAACTCGATGGCACCGAATTGCTTTGATACGCAAGCTTTCCAGTTAGCAAGCTGCGTCAGGTGTTAAAGTTGATCCAACAACAGTAAGCAAATTCGCTAGAGGACAGCGTATGTCTTTTTTGCAGCTTCAGCAGCAAACTAGAGAAAAATGTCAAGAAATATGGGATCGACAAGTTCAGAGTCTTTGTGCTGGTGATGGTGAGGAGAATGAGAGTGAATCAGAAGCTAACAGTGACTTGGATTCCTTCGCCGGGGATCTGGAAAATCTTCTAGATGCAGAAGAAGGTGAAGAGGGTAAAGACAGTCATTATGAATTTAAGCATGCTAATGTTGATGGTGTCAAGGGTTTAAAAATGAGAAGGCGCCCATTTCAAACTCAGGCGGAAGAAGAGATGGAAGATGAGGCTGCAGAAGCAGCAGAATTGTGCAGGATGCTAATGGATG AAAATGAAGCTGACCGAAACAACAGAAAGAAGACAAGAGCAGTAAAAGTGCAAATTGGACATGCCTCGAAATTAAAATATGCTCCTGAACATGCTGATGTGGTTAAAAAGAGCAATGCTGCTGCTAAAAGACATGTGCAAACTGAGGGACTCTCTGTTTCAACTGATAAATTTATCAAGGAGCAAAAGGAG ATGGACTTGTCTCCTAGAATGAACCTGCCTGGGAAAGTAAAAGTGAAGGAAAAAAATGACATCGAACAAATGGGATTATTGAATAAAAAAGCTAAAATATTGGCAGATGGAATGAGT GTGATCAAGGAAAAGAAATCGGCTAGAGAGAGTTTTGTATGTGGAGCATGTGGTCAG TTTGGTCATATGAGGACCAACAAGAACTGCCCCAAGTACGGCGAAGACCCTGAAACACGAGTGGAAAGCACATATCTCAGGAAGTTATCAGCGAAATCTAATTTCATAGATCAAGCGGAGTCTAAGCAAAAAACTCTTTCAAGGAATATTTTTTCGAAAAGTGTGAGAAAGGTTGTTGGTTTTGCT GTCGAACCTATTAAACCCTCCGTTGTGATAAAGCCTCCGGTGGATGCTGATAGAGACCAGCATCgcaagaaaattattatcaaACAGCCAAAGGAGATAGTTAATTTGGATGATAATTACCTGGATGAAAGTTTTGATTTTGACTACATGAAAACGAAGAAGATCGTTGAATTGTCAAGTTTTGATATGTGTAAGGAGCATGAAATCAAAACCTTTTATGAAGAACCATCTAGGACGAGAGGTGGAGAGAGTAACAAATGGTGGGAGGAAGAGAGAAGGAGAAAGCCTGAGAGACAACATGAAGAAAGATACAAGAGGTTAGAAAAGGTGAGGAACACCGAAGAGCAGCCAGCATACATAATGATGTATGCAAATGGAATTAGAAGAGAAAGGGAAGAGGATGAAGAGCTAAAGAAAGCAACGGCAAGGGCAAAGAAGGCAAAAAAGAGAAGCCATGAAATCAGCGATGATTACATGGACGACGTTCCTCCAAGAAGAAACGACAGAAGAATACCAGAGAAAGACAGAATGGTGCTGAGGAAGCCATCCTCAGAGTATGTAAAGCATGCTCCAGAGTACTCCCAGCCGTATAAACGGAGAAGGGGAGGGGAG GTCGGTTTGTCAAACATCTTGGAAAACATTGTGGAGACACTGAAAGACAGGAAAAAGATATCCTACCTATTTATAAAGCCAGTGTCCAAGAAAGAAGCTCCTGATTATTTAGACATCATTGACCATCCCATGGAT TTGGCAACAATCAGGGACAAAATTAGGAGAATGGAGTACAAAAATCGTGATGATTTTAGGCATGATGtgtatcagattgtgtttaaTGCTCATAGATACAACGATCGACGTAATCCAGGTATTCCTCCTCTTGCAGACCAACTTCTGGAGCTCTGTGACTACTTGTTGGATCAACATGACGCAGACTTGTGTGAAGCAGAGGCTGGGATTGATTGGGATTGA